One Centroberyx gerrardi isolate f3 chromosome 6, fCenGer3.hap1.cur.20231027, whole genome shotgun sequence genomic region harbors:
- the LOC139911649 gene encoding transmembrane protease serine 2-like, giving the protein MTTNPYLDSGPHFIHGGSQDGEKPPPFSPAELQPQYVHQLAPNPDPLPPPELTHPIPHRKGVKQRCIKFTVAAVISLLLLLLVAGVLLGYYLSSTCVHGVACGDGSCVWESQWCDGVRDCPRGQDEAACLRLYGSSFLLQIYSSQSKSWRTVCSHGWTDQQGKASCQHIGYSKSTYFKSGQQKTDSGNGFLIVKPESRPETPILQQLVHSNACPNNSVVTLRCIDCGSGVNSSRALGGQPATLGSWPWQVSLQVEGSHRCGGAIITPYWILTAAHCVAGNSNPADWTVYAGVVDSLGALFNPAHSVSRIVAHEDYSSLTLRNDITLMKLSNPFHVTASRNIGPVCLPTVGLNITAPQSCWISGFGGTENGVSPYLMEAEVSLVDSADCNSSIAYNGRITQDMLCAGATEAGAHACHGDGGGPLVAQRDGVWWLLGDSSWGDQCTVQNTPGVYGNVTYFLGWIYHQLGT; this is encoded by the exons ATGACCACCAATCCG TATCTGGACTCAGGTCCTCATTTCATCCATGGAGGATCCCAGGACGGCGAGAAGCCTCCTCCCTTCAGTCCAGCAGAGCTTCAGCCTCAGTATGTTCACCAGCTCGCCCCAAACCCAGACCCCCTGCCGCCCCCTGAGCTCACCCACCCCATCCCCCACCGCAAAG GTGTGAAGCAGAGGTGCATCAAGTTCACTGTGGCTGCTGTGAtcagcctgctgctcctgctgctggtgGCTGGAGTCCTCCTCGGTTATTACT TGTCCTCCACCTGTGTCCACGGGGTGGCGTGTGGGGATGGGAGCTGTGTGTGGGAGTCCCAGTGGTGTGACGGGGTGCGGGACTGTCCCAGAGGCCAGGACGAGGCTGCCTGCT TGAGGCTGTACGGTTCCAGTTTCCTCCTCCAGATCTACTCTTCACAAAGTAAATCCTGGAGGACCGTCTGCTCACATGGCTGGACAGACCAGCAAGGGAAAGCTAGTTGCCAGCATATTGGATACAGCAA GAGCACATACTTTAAATCAGGCCAACAGAAGACTGATTCTGGTAATGGATTCTTAATAGTGAAGCCTGAGTCACGCCCTGAAACACCCATCCTGCAGCAGCTTGTCCACAG CAATGCCTGTCCAAACAACAGTGTGGTGACCCTGCGGTGCATTG ACTGTGGGAGCGGGGTGAACTCCAGCAGGGCCCTTGGGGGCCAGCCGGCCACCCTCGGGTCCTGGCCTTGGCAGGTCAGCCTCCAGGTCGAGGGCTCACACCGCTGTGGAGGCGCCATCATCACCCCCTATTGGATACTGACTGCAGCACACTGTGTGGCAGG GAACTCCAACCCTGCAGACTGGACTGTGTACGCTGGTGTAGTGGATTCATTAGGCGCTCTGTTCAACCCCGCTCACTCTGTGAGCCGCATTGTGGCCCACGAGGACTACAGCAGCCTCACTCTGAGGAACGACATCACTCTGATGAAGCTCTCCAACCCTTTCCACGTTACAG cctcCAGAAATATAGGACCTGTGTGCCTCCCAACTGTTGGACTAAACATCACCGCTCCTCAGAGCTGCTGGATATCAGGATTTGGTGGCACAGAGAATGGAG TCTCTCCGTACTTGATGGAGGCTGAGGTCTCCCTGGTAGATAGCGCTGACTGCAACAGCTCCATCGCCTACAACGGCAGGATAACGCAGGACATGCTATGTGCCGGAGCGACTGAGGCGGGAGCGCATGCATGCCAT GGTGACGGCGGCGGCCCTCTGGTGGCCCAGAGGGACGGTGTCTGGTGGCTTCTAGGAGACTCTAGCTGGGGAGACCAATGCACCGTGCAGAACACACCGGGTGTCTATGGCAACGTCACCTATTTCCTGGGTTGGATCTACCATCAGCTGGGG ACATGA